DNA from Candidatus Bathyarchaeota archaeon:
GGCAAATCCAGCATACTTTACGCTATCGATTTCGCTTTGTTTGGCGACCCTTTGACGAGAAGCTATCATTATCTTTTACGTGAAGGGGAAAGTGCGGGAAAGGTGGCTGTCGAGTTTCTATTGAATGGTAGAACCTACCGCATTGAAAGGGGATTGAAGAGACGTGGAAAGGGGATAGGCCAAGACGTGGAGCACCTGAAGTTTTACGAAGAAGACGATTTAATCGCCAGCATGAGAAATGAAGCTGTTGCGGAGCAGTTGAAAAGCATAACGGGGCTAGATAAGGAAATTTTCCGTGAAGTTGTGTGGGTTAGGCAGGAGCATCTTAAGGAATTATTGGATATAGCTCCTCGAGAACGGCAGAAACGGTTAGATCAGCTGTTTGGATTAAGCGACTACGAGGTGGCGTGGAACAACATACGTGGAATCCAAAGAGAATACGAGAGTGAAAAGAAGGCTTACGAGAAGGACTTTGACGTTCTAGGAATAGAGAAGCTTGAGGCTGAGTATCATAAAGCTGTTGAAGAATTCTCAAATCTTGAAAATGAAATTCTTAACTTGACTAACGGGCTGCAAGAAGCAGAAATGGCTTTGCAAGCCGCATCTGTCCAACTTCAGAACCTCGAACAACTTAGAAAACAAACTGAGGAATTATTAAAGAAAGAGGCTGAGCTTCAAACAAACACCGTAAACACCGAAGACATGTGTGCAAGGCTTGCAAATCAGATTCAAAGAAAAATAACGACTATTGGCGAATTGGAGCAGCGTTTGGAAACTTTCAAAGCAAAGCTGAACTTGCAGAGAAAAAAGCTGCAAGAAATCGGTCTGGCTTCAGATTTGACAATTGAAGAACTAAAACACCAACTAACTTCCTTTGATGAGCAGATGACAAGCATAAGAGCTGAACAGGAAGCGGCAAGAAAAGAAAACCAAGTCTCCAAGCAACGAGTCTCCAACCTCGCAGCCGAAAGCAAGTGCCCACTCTGTCTACAGCCTCTTCCAGAAAACTACAAAGCACACATGCTAAAACATATCGAAGAAGAGAAGGCGGAAAGAGAAGGAAAACTCGTAGAACTGCAGAAAAACATTCAAGAACTGGAAAAACTAAGAGACGTTGCAAACAAAGCAGTTTTAGACTTTCAATCATATACTCCCAGAATCCAAGACATAAAAACGCGTGTTCTTGAAGAGATTGAGTCCAAGGAGAAACTGGAAAAAGAATTTGAAGAACACCAATTGCGAGAAAAAATGTTTAGGACCCAGCTTGAAGAAGCCCGCAAAGAAATCGAAAAATTCGACATATCAGAACTGGAAAATGCACGGAACCTCCATGAAACCACATCTGAGCAATATCATACAATCAAAACAAGGCTCGAATTCAGTGAAAGCCGGAAAAAGGATATCTCCTTTAGGATTGAAGAGTTTCGCGAACGGGTTATGCACGCTCAGCAAAAGATTGAAAGAGTGAAAAAAATAGAGAAACTGTTGGAAATCCTTGATGGAATTCGCGATGCTTATAGAGGCATACAGCCCCAGCTGCGAACGGAGTTTGTCAGAATCCTGGAACGAGTGGTTCAGCAAGTGTTAGACAGTCTTGTAGGCGAAGAAGACATTGCGTTGATCGCACGCATTGACGAAACCTACACTCCCTCTATTAAAAGCCAAGAAGGCCATGAACGGGAAGTCTCTTATCTTTCCGGTGGAGAACGCACCCTTCTAGCATTCGCCTACAGGTTTGCTCTGGGTCAGCTTATTATGCAGGCACGAACAGGACACGGCTTGCAAATGCTCTTGTTGGACGAACCCACAGAAAGTCTCGGTAGGGAAGACCGTTCCGTTGACCGCTTAGCGGAAGCAATCGCACGTCTCAAAGCTATAGAGCAGATAATCGCAGTCACCCACAATGAAGCTTTTGCAGAAAAAGCTGAGCACATAATAAGGTTGGAAAAGGAAGCTGATGTAAGCAAAGTTGTCGCTTAAGAATAATCATGGCGTTGTCATATGGTAAAAAGAGGTAGACAACTAGCCCTGTTAGAAGGCATTACAGCAGGCACACTTTTCGGCACGGGGGCAATATTCATCCGCCTTTTAACTAACATCAACGTTTTTTCAATAGCTCTTTGGCGGCTGATGATAGCCTCAGCAGCACTAGCTTTCATAATATTAGCGTTTAGGAGAAAACTCGACACCAGCCTAGTTCGGAAGAACCTTAAACATTTTCTTGTACTCGGGCTGCTGCTGGGCGTTCATTTCATCCTTTTCGTTTCGGCCGTGAAAAATACAACCATCTTGAATGCAACGGTACTTGTGAATACAACGCCTATTTTTTCCATGATAATATCCACATTCCTTTACCGCATAAAACCGTCAAAACTGGCTCTGGCAGGTGTAATATTCTCGTTCATCGGGGCAGGGTTCATAGCTTATAGAGATGCTATGGCAGGAGATACTGCTAGTTTGATAGGAGATTTAGAAGCCACTTTGGCAGCCGTTGCAGAAGGTTTCTACCTTAACTATGGCAGAGAAAAACGCAGAAAGCTTCCACTCTTGCCAACCATGCTCTTCATATACTTGGCAGCAGCTCTTACCGTCGGCGCAACAACACTCTTGACTGGAACAACTTTTGAAGTCTCAGACAGCTTAGGAATGCTTCTACTACTAGTAGGCTTTGGCATCTTCCCAACTGCAGTAGCTCACACCCTCTATTTCTCTTCACTATCCAACCTCAAGTCTTTCGAAACTGCCACTATGGCACTTCTTGAACCCTTAGGCGCAGTTCTTCTAGGTATCGCAATCTTTGCAGAATTCCCCACGCCAGTTTTCGTCTTAGGCGCAGTTCTGGTGCTTGTGGGAATTCTCTCAGTAGTAGCAGGAGAATAACTAAAAGAATAAGATGAAGCTACTCTTCGATGCGCAGCTTCTTCTCTTTGATAACAAAAGCATTTTCTTTTCCAGCAATTACCCGAAATTCTTTCAATTCTGCCTTGTGTAGAAACTTACGAAGAAGAGTTCGCAGATAGGACCGCGAAAACGGCTTCTCTTCCGCTTCATAGCTCAAGATTATTTCGCTGCCAGTCATATCAACTTCTATCTCTTCTAGCTTTTCTTCAAGGAAGTCGGCTAGTTCTTTCACCGTGTCGCCATCGACACTCTTGCGCAACTCCGAGATTTCAATAGGAATTTTCGTCATATTTTTCTCCCTCCTGTCAACGTCTAACAATAATAATTCTAATTTGATCGCAAGCATCTTCGCAAGAATCAGCCGCAGTTTCAATTGCTTCGAAGAGTTGGCTTGCTAAAACGGCTATTCCCGCTTTCAGTTTTGCCTCTTCAACGAGCAGTTGACGAGCATTCTCATGTAGATCATCAACTTTCTCTTCTTGTCGTTCTACTTCATCAGCTGCCTTCAAAGCATCTTCTGGCTTAATGACCATTTTATTCATGCTTCTTTGAAGCGATAAAGCGCACTCCTTAAGACCGTTAGCCATTTCTATAAAGGCTTTCTTCAAACTTTGTTGAACCTCCTTCATTGGAAGTACATTTAGCAACCTTGTAGCTTCTCTACACCAATCTACTACCATATCCACTCGCTTCATCAGATGCATCAAGTCTTCCCTGTCTGAAGAGGATAACTCGCCCTGAGCCAACTCGTCCATAAAGTTCCTCCTTAGAGTATCTGCTTCTCTTTCAGCGCTTGTAATATTGTCAATAAGCGATTTTGATTCTTTTGTCTTGTTCAAGACAGCTGCTTCCACTGCTTTTTCCAAGTCGTCTACAATGGACATTGTTGTTGTAAGGTGGCGCCGCATTGTATTTAATGCATGAGTCTCTCGGCGTTTTTTGAACCAGTCTAGTAATTCACTCATTAGCAAGCAATCCTAGACGCTTTTTGCAATCTCTGAACTATTTCAGCCAGTCCTTATTAACACTTTTTTATTCACAACTGGCTAGTGGCAAAAAATTCGTGTTAGATCGTCCGTCGAGAGCTTTATCACAGCAATGCTCATATGACTCTCTTGCTCATCATCCATAGGCAATGAGGTGTTTTCAAGCTTAAGGATTTTGCGCTCTGAACTCCAATCGTTCCACGCCTTTTCCCTTGGAAGAACGCCCCAGAATCTTTATGAAGTCAAGCTCACCAGTGGTTCTAACATGTGTTCCACCGCAAGCACACGCATGTAAACCCTTAACCTCAACAACCCGCACTTGTGAAATGTTGGATGGAAGTGTTTTCAAGTTTTCATGAAATTTCTCAACGTATTTTTCGGCTTCATCACGATTCATAATAATTATTTCGACGGCTCTATTTTCTCTAACCATGCTGTTGGCAACGTCTTCAATTTTTTGAAACATTGGCCTTAACGAACTTGCTAAAGCTAGGTCTAGACGCGCTTTGTCGACATCAAGTCCTGAACCTACGATTTCTACAGGACTGCTAAGAACACGTCTTACTGCTTCTGCCATTAAATGAGCTGCGGTGTGGTTTTTCATCAAAGAATACCGACGGTTCCAGTCAATGACCCCTTTAATCACTTCACCTTGCTTAATCTCACCAACCACGTTGTCCGCTAGATGCAAAATCCGACCTCTATTCCATTGAACTTCTGCAACGTCAGCCCTGCAATTTTCTCCTTCAATCATGCCCTTGTCTGAAGGTTGACCCCCACCAGTCGGATAAAAGGTCGTATTGTCAAAAATTATACCTACCGATCCATCGTCTCTGGCAACTTGAAGAATTTTGGCTTCGAACTCACGCAAATAAGCATCACCATAGTAAAGAAGCTTTGTTACTGGAATCTTTCCCATCCGATTTCACCACAAGATTCTCATTTCATTTAGAAAGTAAAATATTCTCCAACTTATATAACATATTCACTCAACTCCAGCGAGGAAAAAACATGGAGCTTATGAAAACCCTGGCAAAGGGACTAGATGAAACATTTGGAGACCTTCCTGCAAAAACCATCATTTTAATTATGGGTGAACCCACGCGCGCTAGTTGTCAAGACAGCCATAAGAATATAGCTTGGCACCGAGGCTGAAAATGATGGATGTGTTCAAGGCCATAAGAAACAGAAGAAGCATCCGCGCTTTTGAAAGAAAAATAGTATCCAAAGAAAAAATTGAATGGCTTATTGACGCTGCAAGACATGCACCTTCAGCAGGCAACATTCAACCCTGGGAATTCGTTATAGTGAGAAACCTTAAAATAAAGAAGCAGCTCTCAGCCGCCGCTTTAAACCAAACTTTCATTGAAGAAGCCCCAGTTGTAATAGTGGTTTGTGCAAATGAAGTGCGTTCTAGCCAAGGTTATGGACAACGCGGGGCAAACCTTTACTGCATACAAGACACCGCTGCAGCTACAGAAAACCTGTTATTAGCAGCTTATGCCATGGGACTTGGTGCTTGTTGGGTTGGGGCTTTTCGAGAAGAAAACGTAAGAAAAGCTTTAAACACCCCTGACCACGTGAGACCAGTTGCAATAATTCCAATTGGACACCCCTCAGAAAAACCGACACCTCGGAGAAGAAGGCATATCCAAGAGATTGTTCATCTAGAAACGTTTTGAACTGGTCAACTGTGTTTATAGCGTGCATCGTACAGAATGGTTTAGATTTAATAGCTTGCCTTGTGAAGTTAACCTGAGGAAGTCTATTTGAAGTTCTCTCAGATAGCGGATTGCTATGAAAAAATTGATGCCACAACCAAAAGACTTGAGATGACTGATTATCTGGTGGAACTTCTTAAGCTCACCTCGAAAGACATTATAGACAAAGTTGTTTACCTTACACAGGGAAAATTATACCCTGACTTTGTTGACATTCAGATAGGCATAGCTGAAAAGCTGGCTATTCAAGCTGTTGCAAAGGCGACAGGCAAAAGTGAGAAAGAAACCGGGGAAGACCTTGCGAAAACAGGAGACATAGGTGAAACTGCCCAAAAATTTCTTGCAAAAAAAACTCAAGCAACACTCTTCAAAGGAACGCCCTTAACAGTTGAAGAAGTCTACGATACACTCGACAAGATGGCGAGGGCGTCCGGCACAGGTTCAATGGACAGAAAGCTGAGCCTTCTCGCAGGCCTGTTGACAAGTGCTACTCCAAAAGAGGCAAAATACATCATAAGGACAGTGACCGGAAGCCTCAGATTAGGAATCGCTGACATGACGGTTTTAGACGCATTGGCAATCGCATATGGAGGCGGTAAGGAGGCAAGAGACGCATTAGAGAGAGCCTACAACATTTCTCCAGATCTTGGAAAGGTAGCCAAGATAGTTGCAAAGAAAGGGATGAAGGACATTGAAAAAATTAAGGTGTCGCTCGGAAAACCTATACGCCCAATGCTCGCAGAACGACTGGGTTCACCTGAAGAAATCTTAGAGAAGCTTAACGGCAAATGTATGGCAGAGTTCAAGTATGACGGGGAACGCGTGCAAGCTCACAAACAAGGAGAGCAAGTTACTTTATTTTCACGACGCCTAGATAACATCACAAATCAGTATCCCGATGCTGTAGAGCTTTTCAAGAAATATGTCAAGGCAAAAAACGCTATCATTGAGGCGGAATGTGTTGCCGTGGACTCAGACACTGGCGAAATGAAGCCCTTCCAGGAATTGATGCATCGCAGACGGAAATATGGCATCAAAGAGGCAATGGAAGAATATCCTGTCTCGCTTTTCATGTTTGACATGTTATATGCCGACGGAGAAGACTATACTTTGAAACCTTATTTAGCCAGGCACAGAAAACTTGAGCAGATAATCAAAGAGAACACCCGCGCGAAAACTGCAGAGTCTCTCATCGTAGACAACGCTGAAGATATGGAAAAGTTCTTTGAAAAAGCCGTGGAAAGTGGTTGCGAAGGGCTCATGTGTAAATCAATAGCCAAAGACTCGATCTATCAGGCGGGTGCGAGAGGGTGGATGTGGATAAAATACAAGCGGGATTACAAAAGCGAAATGACCGACACCGTGGACCTAGTAGTCGTAGCAGCTTTTCACGGTAGAGGAAAACGTGCAGGAACATATGGAGCATTACTCTTAGCGGCTTATAACCCTGACAAAGACACGTTTGAAACAGTAACAAAATGCGGAACCGGCTTTACCGATGAAGACTTGAAGAGACTACCGAAAATAATGGAGAAGCATAAGATTCCTCACAAGCATCCGAGGGTGCAGTCGATGCTTGAAGCAGATGTATGGTTTGAACCCGCTGTTGTGATTGAGGTTCTCGGAGCAGAAATCACGTTAAGCCCAGTTCACACATGTGCGATAGATGCGATTCGTAAAGAAAGCGGGTTGGCTATAAGATTTCCCCGATTCACCGGAAACTACAGATTTGACAAGTCCGCAGAAGATGCGACAACAGATAAGGAAATAGTGAAAACT
Protein-coding regions in this window:
- a CDS encoding DMT family transporter, which gives rise to MVKRGRQLALLEGITAGTLFGTGAIFIRLLTNINVFSIALWRLMIASAALAFIILAFRRKLDTSLVRKNLKHFLVLGLLLGVHFILFVSAVKNTTILNATVLVNTTPIFSMIISTFLYRIKPSKLALAGVIFSFIGAGFIAYRDAMAGDTASLIGDLEATLAAVAEGFYLNYGREKRRKLPLLPTMLFIYLAAALTVGATTLLTGTTFEVSDSLGMLLLLVGFGIFPTAVAHTLYFSSLSNLKSFETATMALLEPLGAVLLGIAIFAEFPTPVFVLGAVLVLVGILSVVAGE
- a CDS encoding 60S ribosomal protein L22; translated protein: MTKIPIEISELRKSVDGDTVKELADFLEEKLEEIEVDMTGSEIILSYEAEEKPFSRSYLRTLLRKFLHKAELKEFRVIAGKENAFVIKEKKLRIEE
- a CDS encoding ATP-dependent DNA ligase; the encoded protein is MKFSQIADCYEKIDATTKRLEMTDYLVELLKLTSKDIIDKVVYLTQGKLYPDFVDIQIGIAEKLAIQAVAKATGKSEKETGEDLAKTGDIGETAQKFLAKKTQATLFKGTPLTVEEVYDTLDKMARASGTGSMDRKLSLLAGLLTSATPKEAKYIIRTVTGSLRLGIADMTVLDALAIAYGGGKEARDALERAYNISPDLGKVAKIVAKKGMKDIEKIKVSLGKPIRPMLAERLGSPEEILEKLNGKCMAEFKYDGERVQAHKQGEQVTLFSRRLDNITNQYPDAVELFKKYVKAKNAIIEAECVAVDSDTGEMKPFQELMHRRRKYGIKEAMEEYPVSLFMFDMLYADGEDYTLKPYLARHRKLEQIIKENTRAKTAESLIVDNAEDMEKFFEKAVESGCEGLMCKSIAKDSIYQAGARGWMWIKYKRDYKSEMTDTVDLVVVAAFHGRGKRAGTYGALLLAAYNPDKDTFETVTKCGTGFTDEDLKRLPKIMEKHKIPHKHPRVQSMLEADVWFEPAVVIEVLGAEITLSPVHTCAIDAIRKESGLAIRFPRFTGNYRFDKSAEDATTDKEIVKTYRNQLKKLGES
- a CDS encoding SMC family ATPase, giving the protein GKSSILYAIDFALFGDPLTRSYHYLLREGESAGKVAVEFLLNGRTYRIERGLKRRGKGIGQDVEHLKFYEEDDLIASMRNEAVAEQLKSITGLDKEIFREVVWVRQEHLKELLDIAPRERQKRLDQLFGLSDYEVAWNNIRGIQREYESEKKAYEKDFDVLGIEKLEAEYHKAVEEFSNLENEILNLTNGLQEAEMALQAASVQLQNLEQLRKQTEELLKKEAELQTNTVNTEDMCARLANQIQRKITTIGELEQRLETFKAKLNLQRKKLQEIGLASDLTIEELKHQLTSFDEQMTSIRAEQEAARKENQVSKQRVSNLAAESKCPLCLQPLPENYKAHMLKHIEEEKAEREGKLVELQKNIQELEKLRDVANKAVLDFQSYTPRIQDIKTRVLEEIESKEKLEKEFEEHQLREKMFRTQLEEARKEIEKFDISELENARNLHETTSEQYHTIKTRLEFSESRKKDISFRIEEFRERVMHAQQKIERVKKIEKLLEILDGIRDAYRGIQPQLRTEFVRILERVVQQVLDSLVGEEDIALIARIDETYTPSIKSQEGHEREVSYLSGGERTLLAFAYRFALGQLIMQARTGHGLQMLLLDEPTESLGREDRSVDRLAEAIARLKAIEQIIAVTHNEAFAEKAEHIIRLEKEADVSKVVA
- a CDS encoding DUF47 family protein, with protein sequence MSELLDWFKKRRETHALNTMRRHLTTTMSIVDDLEKAVEAAVLNKTKESKSLIDNITSAEREADTLRRNFMDELAQGELSSSDREDLMHLMKRVDMVVDWCREATRLLNVLPMKEVQQSLKKAFIEMANGLKECALSLQRSMNKMVIKPEDALKAADEVERQEEKVDDLHENARQLLVEEAKLKAGIAVLASQLFEAIETAADSCEDACDQIRIIIVRR
- a CDS encoding nitroreductase family protein, whose amino-acid sequence is MDVFKAIRNRRSIRAFERKIVSKEKIEWLIDAARHAPSAGNIQPWEFVIVRNLKIKKQLSAAALNQTFIEEAPVVIVVCANEVRSSQGYGQRGANLYCIQDTAAATENLLLAAYAMGLGACWVGAFREENVRKALNTPDHVRPVAIIPIGHPSEKPTPRRRRHIQEIVHLETF